The following nucleotide sequence is from Microthrixaceae bacterium.
CACCACCATCAGGTTGACCCCTTGACCCGTGCCGAGGCTGAACAACCGAGCCAGGACGTCGAAGGCTTCGGACAGTGTTGGAGCTCGGAAGAAGACCCACCCCAGGCAGACGACGTGGAAGGTGAGGATTCGTCCCGTCCATGCCTTGCGAGTGGGGGAGGCCGGTGGTCGAGTCGCCTGCCAGGTGCGGAGTCGATCGATCACCGCCACCGCCTCGTTTCCGGAGCGTCCGAGCCCGGGGTCGTCGGGCGTGGACTCATCTCCGAATCCGGGCAGTCCGGTGGTGTCGGTGTCATTGTCGTCGTCGCGGCTGGTTGTGAACCCGCTGGGTGGGTCGTGTGGCGCAGGGACCGGCCGTGATGACCACCATCGCTCGACGGCCAGATACCCACCGTGCAGCGCCCCCCACACCACGAACGTCCAGGCCGCGCCGTGCCACAAACCGCCGATCAACATGGTGAGGAACAGGTTGAGGTACGCCCGCCGATGGCCCCGCTGGCTACCACCCAAGGGTATGTACAGGTAGTCACGCAGCCACCGCGACAGGGTCATGTGCCAACGTCGCCAGAAGTCCTGGAGACTGGTCGCGGTGTATGGGGCGTCGAAGTTCTGTGGGAAGCGGAAACCGAGCAGCAACGCCAGGCCGATGGCCATGTCGGTGTATCCGGAGAAGTCACAGTAGATCTGGATCGCGTAGCCGTAGATGCCGAGCAGCGTGTCCACCGCCTGGTGCTGAGACGGGATCCGGAACACCGGATCGACGATGGCGCTGGCCAGGTAGCTGGACACCACCACCTTCTTGAACAGCCCCACCGCGATGAGCCAGAAGGCCAGCCCGGTGTCGACCTGTCGGGCATCTCGGGGGGTGCGGAGCTGGGGTAGGAACTCCGCGGCCCGAACGATGGGCCCTGCCACCAGGTGCGGGAAGAACGAGAGGTAGACCGCGAAGTCCAGTAGCGGCGACGGCTCGATCCGACGCCGGTAGGTGTCGATCAGGTAGCTCAAGGCCTGAAAGGTGAAGAAGCTGATCCCCACCGGAGGGATCACCGAGCCGGCGGGTAGATCGATGTCGATGCCCAGCGGGGCGAAGATGCTCGAAGCGCTCTCGATGAAGAAGCCCTTGTACTTGAACCAGGCCAGAAGCCCAAGGTTGGCGGTCACCCCCCCAACCAGTACGAACCGGCGAGCTCGTTCTTCGGCGGTGGCGTGGAGCCGGGCGGTGAGCAACTGGTTGACCACCGTCGAGCCGGCCAGGACCGCAACGAAGTGCCAGTCGTACGCGCCGTAGAACACGTAGGAGGCGACCAGCATGAACACGTTCCACCGGACCAGGCCGACAAGGTCCAGCCAGCGGACCACCGCCAGGCCACCCACGCCCAGGGCTGCAAGCCACCCGAGGGCGGTCAGGAACGTGGGGCCATCCCAGGGAGCCAACGGCCCTAGCACCGCGGCCAGGGCCAGCAGGGCGGCGGGAACCATCCAAGGCTGGTCCTCGTCTCGGGAAACCAGCGCTCGACCCCGGCTGGGCAGGGGCATGAGCAGCCAACTCGCGGGCATGACCACGACGAAGAAGATGGCGAAGCGGATGGTGGGGAACAGCACGTGAGGGCTCTCAGAGTGAGGCCGCCCCACGCGGGCCCGGCCGTGGGTGGAGTCTCGCGCGCAACCGCGACCGACGCCGGAGTCGGAACTAATCCATGCCGACGGGGTCGCCGACGCGCACGACCCCGGCGGTCATCGCCGAGCAGTAGAGGCCCAGGCGGTTCTCGTTCAGGTCGACCAGGGCCCGGAAGAGATCGGGGGCGCGGTCCAAACCATGTTGGGCGCGCATGGGCATGGCGCAGCGCAGTGTGCGGTCATCGGGAACCAGGACGCAGTCGCCGATTCGCAGGCGATTCCCGACCCAGGAGTCTTCGATGAAACCTTCGCCGTCGACCTCCAGGACCAAGTTGGGTCGGAACCTCCGGACGTC
It contains:
- a CDS encoding MBOAT family protein; the protein is MVPAALLALAAVLGPLAPWDGPTFLTALGWLAALGVGGLAVVRWLDLVGLVRWNVFMLVASYVFYGAYDWHFVAVLAGSTVVNQLLTARLHATAEERARRFVLVGGVTANLGLLAWFKYKGFFIESASSIFAPLGIDIDLPAGSVIPPVGISFFTFQALSYLIDTYRRRIEPSPLLDFAVYLSFFPHLVAGPIVRAAEFLPQLRTPRDARQVDTGLAFWLIAVGLFKKVVVSSYLASAIVDPVFRIPSQHQAVDTLLGIYGYAIQIYCDFSGYTDMAIGLALLLGFRFPQNFDAPYTATSLQDFWRRWHMTLSRWLRDYLYIPLGGSQRGHRRAYLNLFLTMLIGGLWHGAAWTFVVWGALHGGYLAVERWWSSRPVPAPHDPPSGFTTSRDDDNDTDTTGLPGFGDESTPDDPGLGRSGNEAVAVIDRLRTWQATRPPASPTRKAWTGRILTFHVVCLGWVFFRAPTLSEAFDVLARLFSLGTGQGVNLMVVATIAVFLATQFVPSDSVGRAQAAFSRLEAWQQGLLLAAFVMFTSALSPTGVAPFIYFAF